GCCGGCAGCGTTTTCAAAGATCCGCCGTAAATGGCGGCCAGTTCCCGCGCGATGCCGTAATGGCCCCAAAGATCGGGCCGGTTGGTCATGGACTTATTGTCTATCTCGATGATGAGATCATCGAGTCCCAAAAGATCAGCCAGCGCCTGTCCGGGGACGGCATGGGGGAATTGGGGGGTCAGGTCGACAATGATCCGCTCGTGCTCGGCGGGGAAGAGGTCTTCCAGGTTGATTTCCTGAGAGCTGCAGATCATGCCTTCACTCAATTGGCCCCGAAGTTTAGTTGTTTTCAGTTCAACCGGTTCACCCTGGCCATGCCAGCGCACCTGGGCTCCGGGCGGTGCCACGGCAACGGCTTCCCCTGCATAGAGATTGGTGCCGCCGCAAACGATCTGGTAAAGGCGGTCCCGGCCAATATCCACCATACAGATCTGAAGGAGATCGGCTTCGGGGTGGGCTTTGACCGATTCGATCCGGCCGGCCACAATACCCTCAACCAGGTCGGCAGCATGAGTCACCGATTCCACTTCGACTGTCCGCATGGTCAGGTCATAAGCGACGCGGCCGGCGGTAAGATCCGCCGGCAGATCGGCGTACTGTCTAATCCAGTTTAACGAGATTAACATGATTCCCTCCTACTTGAACTGGCTGAGGAAACGGAGATCGGCACTATGGAAGAGCCTGACGTCATCAATGCCGTACCGCATCATGACCAGGCGGTCGAGCCCGATGTTGATGTAGAACCCGCTCCAGATATCCGGATCAAGGCCGGCTACCCGCAGGACATTGGGGTGAGGCGACCCGCCCGGCATGACCTCGATCCAGCCCGTGTGATGACAGACGGGACAGCCCTTGCCCATGCAGACCTGGCACTGCATATCGATCTCAAAGCCCGGTTCAACAAAAGGGAAGAAGCCGGCCCGCATACGGACAGGCACGTCGTGACCGAAAACGCGTTCCAAAATGGTCTCGACCAGGACCAGGCCCGAGGCAAAGGAGAAATCACGGTCGACGATTAAGGCCTCATACTGGTAAAAGGTGCGTTCGTGGCGGGCATCGGTTGCCTCGTTGCGAAAGACGCGGCCGGGATAGACAAAACGCGCGGGCGCACCGTGCTTTTGGAGATAGCGGACGCTGCCGCCAGTCAGGTGGGGGCGCAGGCAGAGTCTGTCAGCCCCTCTTTTATCTTCAGTACCGGCGATCCAGTAAGTATCCATGGAATCGCGGGCAGGGTGGTCGGGAGGAAAGTTCAGATTGTCGAAGGCGTAGAGCTCGCTGCTGATTTCGTCTTCGCTGTATATCTCAAAATTCAGGGAGCGGAAGGAATCGTTCAGGTCGTAACACATTCGGGTAACGGGGTGAAGCCCGCCTGACGCGACCCGCAGGCCAGGGACGGTCAGATCCGGAGCCGGTTCAAGAAAGGAGGCATCTTCCAAAAGGCGTTGTTTTTGCTGCTCGATGGTCCGGGCAAAGAGATCCTTGACCCGGTTGGCCAGCTGGCCCACTTCCTTGCGGTCTTCGGGCGGAAGTTTCCCCAGCCCTTTCAGAACTTCAGTCAGGTATCCCTTTTTGCCCAGATAGTCCTGGCGCAGACTTTCCAGCTCTTCGAAAGAAGCGGCCTTGCCGAGCGCGGCAATTCCCTCTTCCTTGATGGCATTGATCCGGTCTCTCATGGTATCTCTCCTGGACTTGATTGATGCTTCACTCACTTAGCATGCATTGTAGCAAAAAGATCAGGCAGTTTCGAAAAAGACGGCTTCCACCTGCCGCTCATCCTCTGTTTTCATCAACAAGAGCTGATCACCCATAAGGGTTTTCGTGACACCGCCTTCTTCGATCATTAAGATGTGGGTGGAGATCAAGTAATCGTCGATTCGGGTCAGATTCATGGGGTCGTAGCCCACAATCCGGGCCTGAACCGGCCGTTTTTGCTGGAATCGCTCTTGGAAACCGGCCAGAAGTGTGGTCCGCCTCTCATTTTCCAGGGCGGTCAAAGAGGCTGCCAGGGACAGTTCCTGGCTGGACAGGGGTTCAATGGGGCCGGGTGAGATGTCAAGCAGTTCCCAGAAGGTTTTTTTCGCTTGCAAGGGGTGGGGAACCGGCAGTCCAGCCTTGTCGGCGGTTATGGCCAGGAGGATGCCAGAAAAATAGCAGCGCCGCCGGATATCAAAAAGGTAGTCTCCCTCAAACAATTGATCCTTGTAGTAGAACAACTGCCTGGCTGCGAGTTCACTGTTAATCTGGCAGAGACCGCGGTAGCCGGCGTATTCCGCCAACCCCTCCGTCGTCTCCACCCGGAGCTCATTGATGGTCGCCCCCCCTGACAGCTGTGATTTCGCGGCCCGGACAGCGGCGATGGACCGGAGCGATTGCAAAGCGTTTTTTTCCGGGTCTTGACCTCGATAAAGTGCGGACGCAGGCAGAATCGCCGATTCACGTGAAGTCCAGGCGGTGAGGATTTCGTTTTGGGGATAAAGCAGGAGTTCCAGGTCGTTGGCGAAACGTGTCTCCCCTTCCCGGTGCTGGAAGGCGTGGAACATCTCATGGACCAGGTTGGCAGCCAGGCGGTCGAGCGAATCCGGGCTCTCGATTTTTGTCCCCGATAGATTCCAGATGGCGATCCGGGCTCCCTGGTAATCAACCGAAGTGTTGCCGAAAAAAGAATCAGGCTTGCCGGCAAGTTCGCCCCGGAAGCACATGACATCTGATGTATAGAGTGCGAAATCAACCGGTGCAAACCCCGGCCAGATTGCCTCAAAGTCAAGGTCTGCCAGCCTTTTGTCCAGATCCTGCCAGATCTCTTTCAAACGGTTATCGTCCATTTTGCCCCCTCCTTCTCCGCAGTCCTTTTATCAGTATACCTTTGATGTTGGCGCCTGCCGCGGGTATACTGGTGAAGCAACGATGTGCCGAGGCCTTCCGCCTTTTTTGAAAGGAGAACCCCATGTCTGACAAAGTCGAAATCACCTGGCGCGGCCATTCATGTTTTGAGATCCGTCTGAATCAGGAGACAGTCGTTATTGATCCATTTCTTGAAGTGCCGGGTTATGGCCTTCTGGATCTTCAAGCCGATCTGGTTCTGGTTTCCCATGAGCACGATGACCACAATGCCCGGCAGCGTGTCCGGCTGACAGGCCGTGAGCCGGTCGCCGGAGTCGAGGTGATCGAAAGCTTTCACGATTCCCGGGGCGGCCGGCTCCGCGGTCCCAACAAAATCCATATTGTGACCATGGCCGGCCGCCGCATCGCCCACCTGGGCGACCTGGGTCATGATTTGAATCAGAGCCAGCTTGGCCGGCTGTCAAAGCTGGATGTAATCATGATCCCTGTCGGCGGCCACTACACCATTGACGCCGATCAGGCAGCCGCTCTCGTCAAAGCAGTTGAGCCTGTCATCACGGTGCCCATGCATTACCGGGAAGGCAAAGCCGGCTGGGACGTGACCTCCGGCGTTCAACCCTTCCTGGATCATTTCGATCAGGTCACCTTCCTTGACCAGTCCTCTTTTTTCATTGATGAGGTGGAGGGCGGCGTGCTGGTCTTGAAAAACCCGATTGTCAAAGGGAGCTGATCATGTCACTGTTGCTGAAAAACTGCAGGCTGAGACAGCGCGATGGTCTATGGGACGTCCATTGCCAGGGCAGGAGCATCCACGTAATCGGCCGGAATTTGGACCTGCCGGCTGAAAGAATTTTGGATCTGGAATCCAGACTGCTGGTTCCCGCTTTTATCGACCCTCATATCCATCTGGACAAAGTCAACATCCTGGACAGTGTCCGCAAGAATGTCAGCGGCACTCTGACCGAGGCCATTGAAATCATCTGGAACCGCAAGAAGCAGTACACTGATGAAGACGTCAGCGAGCGGGCAGGCGCTGTCCTGGACAAGGCCCTGATGAACGGAACCCTGGCCATGCGGACCCATATTGACGTTGACACCGTGGGGGGGCTGAAACCCCTGTCCGGTGTCCTCGCTCTCCGTGAGAAATACAAAGACCGGATGACCCTTCAGCTGGTTGCCTTCCCCCAGGAGGGTATCCTGAAGGATCCCGGCTGCGACAAACTGATGGATCAGGCCATGCGGATGGGTTGTGACCTGGTCGGTGGCATGCCGGCCAATGAGAAGACGCCCGGTGACAGCCTGGCTCATGTCAAGTTCTGCTTTGACCTGGCGGAAAAGTACAATGCTGACATCGATATGCATGTCGATGAAACGGACGATCCTTTTTTCCGGACGCTGGAGATGGTGGCCGACGAGACTCTAAGCAGGGGCTGGCAGGGCCGGGTCACCGCCGGCCACACCTGTGCCCTGGCAGCATATGACGATCATTACGCCGCCTACGTCATCGAAAAAGTGGCCCGGGCCGGCCTCCACATGATCACCAACCCGGCGACCAACCTCATGCTGCAGGGCAGGCTGGACAAGCAGCCCATCCGCCGGGGCATCACCCGGGTCAAAGAACTTTTGGAGGCCGGCGTCAATGTCAGTTTCGGACAGGACTGCGTCAACGACACCTTCTATCCCCTGGGTTCGGCTGACATGCTTCAGGTGGCCAACATCACGGTCCACGCGGCACAAATGAGCCTGCCTTCCGAACTCGAAAAAGTATTCGACATGATCACAGGGGATGCGGCCAGGATTCTGAATATTGAAGGCTACGGGATCGAGGAGGGTTGTGACGCCAACCTGGTCGTCATCGACGCCACAAACATCCGTGAAGCCATGGCGCTATGCCCCAACCGGCCCTACGTGATCCGGGAAGGCAGGATCCTTGTCGTCAATGAACGAAAGACAAGCTACCTTTAGCGGACAAGGCGGGAGGATTGCGCCATGAAGGATCCGGGAGACGAGGGCCAATCAGAAAAAAGGGTACCAGGGACCTGCAGCTGGTCCATCCGTGTCCCCATCTTCAAAAATGCTCTTCTATTGAGGCAGCTGGGGCTGGCGATCGGGATCCCCTTCGGCATCATCATCCTGATTTTGCTGCTGGTTTCGCCCGGGGCACCCTATCTTTATTACGCTCTGGGCTTGATCGGGCTTCTCTTGCTGCTGACCGGCCTGGTCATTCTGATTGTCTTTCGAGGAACCTACGACGTCGATTACAAACTGGGCGACAGAGAGGTCACCAGCCGGATTCAGGAGAACCAGGCCGCAAAATACCGAAGGATCAACCGGGCTGCGATCCTGCTGGGCCTGTTCGCGCGCAATTATTCGGCGGCAGGCGCGGGCGTGCTGGCCCAGGGCCGCCAGGGACAGGTCCTGGCCTGGAAGCGTGTCCGCAAAGTGACATATAGGCCAAAGAGGAGGACGATCATTTTAAAGTCGGTTCCCGGTGATTCCATTGTCCTTTTCTGCACACCGGAAAACTATGCCTGCGTTGAGGCCTATGTCAGCTTAAAATCCAAGGCACCGGCAACCGGTCCTCAAAATTCCCTCAGGGGATGATCCGGTTTCTTCTGTTGGCAATTTTTCCGTAAAGGGAGGTCAATTCCTGGAGGACAAAAGGATGCCAGAAATCCTTTTGGTAGACGATCTTGGTCTCCCGGATCATGCGCATATTCTCGATGGGAAGAATGGTCATCTTTCCCTTGCTCACTTCGTCCGCGCAGGTACTTTTCGGAAGGATTGAAATGCCCAGGTTCTTGCGGATCAGATCCTTGATGGTGGCGATGTTGTCAACTTCCAAAATGACGTTGAATTCCTGGATGGAACGGTTGATTGATTCAAGGCTGGCGATGAAGAGATTGACGGTCGCCGATTCAGAAAGACGCAGGATCATCCGCTCAGGGATCAGATCCTCCAGTGTCACCATGGAATTTTTGGCCAGGGGGTGTTCATTGGACATGGCGCAGACCAGGTAATCGGTGTCAAGGAGGATGAAACCGAATTCAGGGATGCTGGCTGCCCCCTCCACGATGGCCAAATCCAGATCGTAATTATCCAGCCTCTCATAAAGATTTTTTATTGAATCAGTCAGTATTGTGATGACAATGCCGGGATTCCTGTTGCCGTATTCAGCCAGCACCTCGGCCACAATGTTGCTCTCCGCCGTATGGGTGATGCCGATCCGAAGACGTGTCAGCGACTTATCCTGGTCGGACAGGGTGGTTTTCAGCCGGTCATAAAGGGAGTTGAGCCGGCGTGCGAAGCGGACGACCGTTTCTCCCGCATCTGTGAGCCGGATCGCGCCTTTTCCCCGATGAAAGAGCGTAAAACCCAATTCCTTTTCAAGCTGACTGATGTGCTGGCTTACCGCAGGTTGCGTAAGATTCAGGATTTCAGCGGCCTTGGTGAAGCTCATCATTTCAACGACGGCCAGCAAGGAAGCCACTTTTCGATCGATCATCCTTTTGCTCCTTTCATAAGGAAAAATAATCCAAAATGATCAAATGATTATTTTACATTTTTGTTTTATCACTTTATCATGCCTTTACCACACGCTCAAGCCGATTGGCGCGGCTGGATCACAGGATAGAGAGGAGGATGGATCATGCTGGACTGGCTTTACAATCAAAATGGCGGTTCGACGGGAGTGGCAGGCGTTCTCATTTCGCTGTCACTCATGCTGATACTGGGCTTCTTGATGACACGCCTGACCAAACTGCTCCGGCTTCCCAACGTAACCGCTTATATCGTGACAGGTATCCTGATGGGTCCTTACGTTTTGGATGTGATTCCCGCCCCCTTCATTCACGGTACCGAATTTTTGACCGATGTCGCCCTGTCTTTTATTGCCTTCAGCGTA
This Fastidiosipila sp. DNA region includes the following protein-coding sequences:
- the pheS gene encoding phenylalanine--tRNA ligase subunit alpha translates to MRDRINAIKEEGIAALGKAASFEELESLRQDYLGKKGYLTEVLKGLGKLPPEDRKEVGQLANRVKDLFARTIEQQKQRLLEDASFLEPAPDLTVPGLRVASGGLHPVTRMCYDLNDSFRSLNFEIYSEDEISSELYAFDNLNFPPDHPARDSMDTYWIAGTEDKRGADRLCLRPHLTGGSVRYLQKHGAPARFVYPGRVFRNEATDARHERTFYQYEALIVDRDFSFASGLVLVETILERVFGHDVPVRMRAGFFPFVEPGFEIDMQCQVCMGKGCPVCHHTGWIEVMPGGSPHPNVLRVAGLDPDIWSGFYINIGLDRLVMMRYGIDDVRLFHSADLRFLSQFK
- a CDS encoding MBL fold metallo-hydrolase, with product MSDKVEITWRGHSCFEIRLNQETVVIDPFLEVPGYGLLDLQADLVLVSHEHDDHNARQRVRLTGREPVAGVEVIESFHDSRGGRLRGPNKIHIVTMAGRRIAHLGDLGHDLNQSQLGRLSKLDVIMIPVGGHYTIDADQAAALVKAVEPVITVPMHYREGKAGWDVTSGVQPFLDHFDQVTFLDQSSFFIDEVEGGVLVLKNPIVKGS
- a CDS encoding amidohydrolase family protein, with the translated sequence MSLLLKNCRLRQRDGLWDVHCQGRSIHVIGRNLDLPAERILDLESRLLVPAFIDPHIHLDKVNILDSVRKNVSGTLTEAIEIIWNRKKQYTDEDVSERAGAVLDKALMNGTLAMRTHIDVDTVGGLKPLSGVLALREKYKDRMTLQLVAFPQEGILKDPGCDKLMDQAMRMGCDLVGGMPANEKTPGDSLAHVKFCFDLAEKYNADIDMHVDETDDPFFRTLEMVADETLSRGWQGRVTAGHTCALAAYDDHYAAYVIEKVARAGLHMITNPATNLMLQGRLDKQPIRRGITRVKELLEAGVNVSFGQDCVNDTFYPLGSADMLQVANITVHAAQMSLPSELEKVFDMITGDAARILNIEGYGIEEGCDANLVVIDATNIREAMALCPNRPYVIREGRILVVNERKTSYL
- a CDS encoding LysR family transcriptional regulator: MIDRKVASLLAVVEMMSFTKAAEILNLTQPAVSQHISQLEKELGFTLFHRGKGAIRLTDAGETVVRFARRLNSLYDRLKTTLSDQDKSLTRLRIGITHTAESNIVAEVLAEYGNRNPGIVITILTDSIKNLYERLDNYDLDLAIVEGAASIPEFGFILLDTDYLVCAMSNEHPLAKNSMVTLEDLIPERMILRLSESATVNLFIASLESINRSIQEFNVILEVDNIATIKDLIRKNLGISILPKSTCADEVSKGKMTILPIENMRMIRETKIVYQKDFWHPFVLQELTSLYGKIANRRNRIIP